DNA sequence from the Arthrobacter sp. V1I9 genome:
GATGACATGGTGCTGGACTCCGCGCAACGACTGCACGATATCTGGGGCAAAACCCTCGACGGCGTCCGTTTCGGCGTAGATGAAATCCCGCCGGACCTGGAGCAATTGGCGGCGAATGCCACCACTCCCCCCATGGGTTCCTATACCCCTGGGGCGGGCGAGGACGGGCCGATGATTACTGTGTACCGGCGGGTGGTTGAACAGGCGTGCGGCAGCGTGGACGAACTCCATGACCTGGTCCATGACGTGGTGGTGGAGCACACGGCTGAAATGCTGGGTGTTGCACCGGAGACCCTGGATCCCGTGTACCGCCGCCGGTACTGATCCCGCTGCATCAGCCTGCGGCCAGTACCCGACACCTCTAATTCAGTAACTCAAGGTAACGGGCACTGTCTCCTGTCCTGCCGCCGCGGACAGGAAGGCCAGTGACGAGACGTCATCCCTCCCGTCCTGCTGCAGCAGCAGGGCTCCGTAGGCGGCATCGCCTGAGGCTGACACCACGTAGCCCACGACGTCGGAATCCTCGGCCTTGTCAGGAATGGCGATGGACGCCGTGGTTCCGCCGGCGATGTCGGCGGTGGAGGCCGCCCGGACCTTGCCGTCGGCAGTGATGGCGGAATACGTGATGGTGGCCCGGCTGTCGAGGGCACCGAAAACGAAGTGCCGCTGGCCCCCCTGTGGAACGGGCACCACGTGCTGGCTGCCGAGCCTCGCTCCCGACGCCGCCCAGGCGACGTCGGCCGCCCTGTTGTCCTGGAGGCCCCGGGTAACCCGGGTGGCGGCGACGAAGGTGACATCGGATGATGCAACCACCGTGTAATGACCTGCCGGGACGCCGGCGAGCGGGATTTCCGTGGCGGTCCCCGCTTTGGCGGTGATGACTCCCCCGTTGGGCAGTGCCTTCTGGCCGTCACGCCCGTAGAGCTTGACCTCCACCACTGCGTCTGAAGGGCCGGGGACGGTGAGTTGCAGGGCGGGGCCGGCGTCCTCGTAACCGGACCTTCCGGTGACCGCAGCTACCTGGCCGGGGTCCTGGATATCAACGCCGGTCATCACCTGCCGGACGGCCGGAGCCGCTCCGGGCGCGATAAAGTCCACGCCGCCCGGGGTGAGCCCGCGGAGGACACTCTGCTGGATGAAGGCTGCGACAGGGCCGCCGGCGCTGCGCACGTGCACGCTGAGCTGCCCCTCCCCCGGGGCCAGGCCGGCGAGCACCACCGGCCGAGACGAGCCGGGCGCCACCAGCAGCCCCCGGCTGCCGGGTGCCTGGATCTGCCCCGCGGACCCGAAAAGCTCGAGGCTGACGGTGGCCGGCGTGGTGGACGCGTTGGTCAGCACCAGCACTGACGTACGGCCCACGGTGGTGCTGGCACCCACCAGCCACTGATCGTTGGCAGGCTGCAGGCAGTTGGCCGCAGCAGTCCCCTGCAGGTCGCCGTCCGTTGCCGTGAACTTCATGGCGGCAGCCGCAGAGGCCTTCTGGTTTGCCAGGGCATCGGCGCTGAGGACGCTGACCTGATCCACGGAACGGCCCGCAACCACTCCCGCGAGAAGCTCCTGGGGACCTCCGGCGACACCGGACCGTGCCTGCTCCTTCGCGATCTCGACGGTGGTCGTTCCGCTGAGGTCGGACAGCCGGCTGGCCGGCAGCACGCCTCCTGCGCTGAGTACTGCCCCGGTTACCGAGCTTGCGGCAGTTTCGGACTCCGGGCTGAATTGCGGGTCAGTGCCCGCTTCAGTGCCTTCCAGCAGCCGGGCGGGCCCAGGGCAGACCCCAACGCTGGATCCGGCAGGAACTGCCGACTCCCCTGCGGGCACGGCACGGCTGGATACGGGCTGCGGGAGGGCTGACCCGGCTGCCACCATGGCACCCGCACCGGCGATGACGACGGCGGCAGACGCAAGGCCGGAGAGCAGCGCCTTCCGCCCTTGGGCAGCTGGGCGCTTGGCAGGCGCGGGGCTTTCCGGGGGTTCGACAGCGGTGGAACCGCCTGCCTCTGATGCTTCCGCGGACGTGGAAGTGTTACGCATTCTGGTGTTCCTTACGCAGCGAGCCTTCGTCCCGTGAAATACCTGTCCTCTGGCGCCGGGCAGGCATCGGGATGGCGAGCATTACCGTGAGCCCAAAGACGGTGAACTGGGCGATGCCGGACCACAGGGCCCACGGATTCTCGTACCGTACCGTCAGGTGGCCCGCCGAAGCCGGGAGGGTGAAGGCCTGGGACCATCCGGAAGTAGTCGACGTCAGCCGGCGGCCGTCCAACCATGCACTCCAGCCGGGATCTGCCCGTTCCGCGAGCACCACCAGGCGGCCCTCCGGCCCCTCGGGAACGGCAGCGTCGACGTCGTCATACCCTGACGGGACCAGCGCAATCGCGGAGCCGTCTGCGTCAACAACCCGCACCCGGTGGGCAACGTCTGCGGCCTGGAGGACTGGCTGGTTCAGTGGGGTGATGCGCCACAGCCAGCCGACGTCGGTCTGCCCCACCGCAATAAGTCCGGGTACCGCGTCCATCCTGCTGGCAGTTAGCTGGGCTGCGGTGTCTGCTGCCCGGAGAACCACAAAGCCGGCCCCGAGCTGTTCAAGATCGTTCCGGGGGTCTACGCCCTGGCCGGCCACCAGGGTTGCCACCACGCGGCGGACCGCCCCGGTGACGTCATCGTCATCACGCACCGTTTCTGACCCCGGCGAGCCCAGGATATTCCGCACCGAGGCGATGGCGGAAAGGCTGTCCAGTGTTGTGCCCGCGCCCCTCATGAGGGAAGCGTCATACGTGCCGTTCTCGCCGGTGCTGATCAGGAGTGTACGCGTCTGTTCGGGCCCGGTCCCGCGATCGATGGCCGTGGCCGGGAGGGTGCGCGCGCCGGCTGCCTCGACGAGCCTGGGCGTGCCCAGAGCGGTGGGCTTATGGGCGGTAACAACTGATGGACGGAGGATGTTCTGCGCCGACCAGGCAGCCATTCCTGCCAGCGGTCCCACCAGCAGGAGCACCATGCCGCACGCGGCCGCTGACTGCAGTGCCCTCTTGTGTTTGTCAGTGCCCGCATCCCGGTCCGCCATGTCCAGCAGACGTTCTGCTCCCAGTATCCCGGCACCCAGCAGGGCGAACGCTGCTGCAGAAACCGCGGGTCCTGAGAAGGGCGCAACCATGGTGTGGGCATTCATGCTGGTGGCGACGTGCCCTGCAAGCCAGCCTCCGGCCAGCGCAATAGTGGCAACGACCCACAGGGACCTGGCAATCCCGGCCCGGTTGCCGGGCAGGCTAACGGCGGCCACGGCCAGGAGCAGAACGGGGACGGCAATGAGGAGGGCCAACAACAGGGCCCACGGCACAGTACTGTCGGCGAAGTACGGCAATCCCGCCAGCCCGCTGTTGGCGCCGAATTCCAGCGGCTGGCCGAGCAGTTGCTGCCACAGAGGAGCGGCGTCGAAGCCCAGCGGCACGCCGGGATCAGCCAGCAGGGCCCGGGGCCTGTCCAGGGCTGAGAGGCCGAACGGGATAAAAAGGGCCGCGGTGGGCAGCAGTGCCCACCACACCGTCCGCCCGCGGCTCCCGAGCAGGAGCCCGCAGAGAACTATCACCACCGTGGCAGGTACCAGCAGGGACGGCGCGGACGCGGTTACAACAGCCAGCGCCAGGCCGGCCGCCGCCGCAGCCGTCCAGGAGGGCATTCCGTTGATCCCGGGTTTGGCCGGTGGCCTGTCGGTGAACCGGCGGTCACCGGGGGCCGGCAGCTGGAAGCGTCCTTGTCCCACTGCGGAGCCGGTTGCCCGCAACAGGGCAAGGGCCAGCAGCGGAATCATGATGTGCGCAATAAGGGATCCGGCCCGGCCTTGGTTGAGGGCTACCTGGAGGGCTGGGGCAGCGGCCCAGAAAAGTGCTGCAGCCAGGCGGAGGCGGCGGCGTACGGTGAGGCCGCCCGCGGCGAACCAGGCGGTAAGGCCGGAGAGTGGCGTACCGAGCAGCAGGAGCCAGGCCATGGCGGCATTGGCGTCACCGCCGCCCAGCACACCCAGGATCCAGAGGACATATCCGAAGGGATCACCGCGGCCGGGAAGCCCGGCACCCAGCGAGATCCACCAGCTGGACGCATGGTGCCAGATGTCGCCCAGGCCGGTTGCGACCGGGATGAGTGCGCCGCCGGACACTGCGGGGGCACCAAAAAGTCCGGCCAAGCCCAGCAGGGAGGTAACAGACGCAATGATGACGGCGGCCAGGGCACCGTTGCCCACCCAGCCGCGCTTGCTGGTGGCAAGCGCCGCGAAGTCATCGGCTGCGTCGCCGGTGGGCTGGTTGGCCAACGGGTCCTGTTCGAGGTGGTCCCCGGCGCTGCCGTCTGAACCCAGGGCCTCCATGAGGGAGCGCCGGTGGCTCCATACCTCACGGCGGGGAGTCTGAAGTTTCCGGATGACGGACCGGCGGATCCGGCGTGTCTTCCTGGCGTTCGCCCTTGCCCTCATAACGGCCCGGGGGCGTCCCAGCG
Encoded proteins:
- a CDS encoding metallopeptidase family protein; the encoded protein is MQSSNHESGFSVRLADPDARRDPGTASPGKSFMMRRRNRHGRGLRGEVMLPTHPGYRTRSDRFDDMVLDSAQRLHDIWGKTLDGVRFGVDEIPPDLEQLAANATTPPMGSYTPGAGEDGPMITVYRRVVEQACGSVDELHDLVHDVVVEHTAEMLGVAPETLDPVYRRRY
- a CDS encoding DUF5719 family protein — translated: MRNTSTSAEASEAGGSTAVEPPESPAPAKRPAAQGRKALLSGLASAAVVIAGAGAMVAAGSALPQPVSSRAVPAGESAVPAGSSVGVCPGPARLLEGTEAGTDPQFSPESETAASSVTGAVLSAGGVLPASRLSDLSGTTTVEIAKEQARSGVAGGPQELLAGVVAGRSVDQVSVLSADALANQKASAAAAMKFTATDGDLQGTAAANCLQPANDQWLVGASTTVGRTSVLVLTNASTTPATVSLELFGSAGQIQAPGSRGLLVAPGSSRPVVLAGLAPGEGQLSVHVRSAGGPVAAFIQQSVLRGLTPGGVDFIAPGAAPAVRQVMTGVDIQDPGQVAAVTGRSGYEDAGPALQLTVPGPSDAVVEVKLYGRDGQKALPNGGVITAKAGTATEIPLAGVPAGHYTVVASSDVTFVAATRVTRGLQDNRAADVAWAASGARLGSQHVVPVPQGGQRHFVFGALDSRATITYSAITADGKVRAASTADIAGGTTASIAIPDKAEDSDVVGYVVSASGDAAYGALLLQQDGRDDVSSLAFLSAAAGQETVPVTLSY
- a CDS encoding glycosyltransferase family 2 protein — its product is MVAHNGSAYLPKTLAALADQTRPADFVIGVDTGSRDDSKALLEQSLGGAQVVSHRGKSGMGAAVSAGLAELAPWRGDHGNGSSRWIWLLHDDAAPAPEALAELLLAVERAPSVTVAGCKQLDWHAGRKLVDVGLSTSRWAERLTLIDADELDQGQYDGRSDTFAVNSAGMLVRRDVWEHLGGFDPALPGSGDDVDFCWRNRLAGHRVVVVPAARMFHVAHRPHASGNAAAARKAQVHLRLKHAPPWMVPVHGAAALLGSIFKLVLSIAVKDPGHGITQLAATFAALGRPRAVMRARANARKTRRIRRSVIRKLQTPRREVWSHRRSLMEALGSDGSAGDHLEQDPLANQPTGDAADDFAALATSKRGWVGNGALAAVIIASVTSLLGLAGLFGAPAVSGGALIPVATGLGDIWHHASSWWISLGAGLPGRGDPFGYVLWILGVLGGGDANAAMAWLLLLGTPLSGLTAWFAAGGLTVRRRLRLAAALFWAAAPALQVALNQGRAGSLIAHIMIPLLALALLRATGSAVGQGRFQLPAPGDRRFTDRPPAKPGINGMPSWTAAAAAGLALAVVTASAPSLLVPATVVIVLCGLLLGSRGRTVWWALLPTAALFIPFGLSALDRPRALLADPGVPLGFDAAPLWQQLLGQPLEFGANSGLAGLPYFADSTVPWALLLALLIAVPVLLLAVAAVSLPGNRAGIARSLWVVATIALAGGWLAGHVATSMNAHTMVAPFSGPAVSAAAFALLGAGILGAERLLDMADRDAGTDKHKRALQSAAACGMVLLLVGPLAGMAAWSAQNILRPSVVTAHKPTALGTPRLVEAAGARTLPATAIDRGTGPEQTRTLLISTGENGTYDASLMRGAGTTLDSLSAIASVRNILGSPGSETVRDDDDVTGAVRRVVATLVAGQGVDPRNDLEQLGAGFVVLRAADTAAQLTASRMDAVPGLIAVGQTDVGWLWRITPLNQPVLQAADVAHRVRVVDADGSAIALVPSGYDDVDAAVPEGPEGRLVVLAERADPGWSAWLDGRRLTSTTSGWSQAFTLPASAGHLTVRYENPWALWSGIAQFTVFGLTVMLAIPMPARRQRTGISRDEGSLRKEHQNA